The Populus alba chromosome 4, ASM523922v2, whole genome shotgun sequence genome contains a region encoding:
- the LOC118039696 gene encoding endoglucanase 24, whose amino-acid sequence MKNLSPPHYALLFTALLAQLPLFQSSYHEYQDALSKSILFFEGQRSGYLPQDQRVTWRANSGLSDGWTYNTDLTGGYYDAGDNVKFGFPMAFTTTMLAWSVNEFGDLMPPNELRNSLVAIRWATDYLLKTVSQPNRIFVQVGDPNADHICWERPEDMDTPRIVYAVDAPNPASDVAGETAAALAASSMAFRSSDPGYAETLLRNAINAFQFADSYRGAYSDNSNIKDGACPFYCDFDGYQDELLWGAAWLRRASYDDTYLSFLQNNGETLGADENINEFGWDNKHAGLNVLVSKEVLEGNMYSLQSYKESADSFMCTLIPESSSSHVEYTPGGLIYKPGGSNLQHATTISFLLLAYANYLERTSQSVNCGNVNVGPYSLRQQAKRQVDYILGDNPLGLSYMVGYSDHYPQRIHHRGSSLPSVKDHPDLIACKEGSIYCNSSNPNPNVHVGAIVGGPSEDDSYEDSRDDFRKSEPTTYINAPFVGVLAYFAANPSFS is encoded by the exons ATGAAGAACCTCTCTCCTCCCCATTACGCTCTTCTTTTCACTGCACTGCTCGCTCAATTACCCCTGTTTCAGTCAAGCTACCACGAGTACCAAGATGCATTATCAAAGTCCATTCTTTTCTTCGAGGGTCAAAGGTCAGGCTATTTGCCACAAGACCAACGCGTAACTTGGCGTGCTAATTCAGGCCTAAGTGACGGGTGGACATATAATACAGACCTGACCGGTGGCTACTATGATGCCGGTGATAATGTCAAGTTCGGCTTCCCCATGGCATTCACAACTACAATGTTGGCGTGGAGTGTTAATGAATTTGGAGACTTAATGCCTCCAAATGAGTTGAGAAATAGCTTAGTTGCCATTCGTTGGGCCACCGATTATCTGCTCAAGACTGTTTCTCAGCCTAACCGGATTTTTGTTCAG GTGGGGGATCCAAATGCAGACCATATTTGCTGGGAAAGACCAGAGGACATGGATACTCCTAGGATTGTTTATGCTGTGGATGCACCAAACCCGGCATCTGATGTTGCCGGTGAGACTGCGGCAGCCTTGGCAGCTTCATCTATGGCATTTCGATCGTCGGACCCGGGATATGCAGAAACATTACTAAGAAACGCCATTAATGCCTTCCAATTTGCTGATAGTTACAGAGGAGCTTATAGTGACAACTCCAATATTAAAGATGGTGCATGCCCATTCTATTGCGATTTTGATGGTTATCAA GATGAGTTGCTATGGGGAGCAGCATGGCTTAGGAGGGCATCTTACGATGACACTTACCTTAGTTTCTTACAAAACAATGGGGAGACCCTGGGAGctgatgaaaatattaatgaatttggGTGGGACAACAAGCATGCTGGCCTTAATGTTCTTGTCTCAAAG GAGGTTCTAGAAGGAAACATGTACTCTCTCCAGTCATACAAAGAATCAGCTGATAGCTTCATGTGCACCCTCATACCTGAATCATCATCCTCTCACGTAGAATACACTCCAGGTGGCCTAATCTACAAGCCAGGAGGCAGCAACCTGCAGCACGCAACGACGATTTCATTTTTGCTACTTGCTTATGCAAATTACCTGGAAAGAACATCGCAATCTGTCAACTGTGGAAATGTAAATGTCGGTCCCTATTCACTTCGGCAACAGGCTAAGAGGCAAGTTGATTACATTTTAGGAGACAACCCTCTGGGATTGTCTTATATGGTCGGATATAGCGATCATTATCCTCAACGGATTCATCACCGTGGCTCATCGTTGCCGTCGGTTAAGGATCATCCTGATCTTATAGCTTGCAAAGAAGGCTCAATCTACTGCAATTCatcaaaccctaaccctaacgtTCATGTTGGGGCTATTGTGGGTGGACCTAGCGAAGATGATTCATACGAAGATAGTCGAGATGATTTTAGAAAATCCGAGCCAACAACGTATATTAATGCACCATTTGTTGGTGTGCTTGCTTATTTTGCAGCAAATCCCAGTTTTAGTTGA
- the LOC118039694 gene encoding fructose-bisphosphate aldolase 1, chloroplastic isoform X1, whose protein sequence is MASASFLKSSPVLDKSEFVKGQTLRLPSASIVRCRSTAPSALTVRAGSYAEELVKTAKTIASPGRGILAMDESNATCGKRLASIGLENTEANRQAYRTLLVTVPSLGDYVSGAILFEETLYQSTTDGKKMVDVLVEQKIVPGIKVDKGLVPLAGSNDESWCQGLDGLASRTAAYYQQGARFAKWRTVVSIPNGPSALAVKEAAWGLARYAAISQDNGLVPIVEPEILLDGEHGIDRTFEVAQKVWAEVFFYMAENNVMFEGILLKPSMVTPGAECKDRATPEQVAEYTLKLLHRRIPPAVPGIMASFSSTFIPCFTSLAIIVSLCTDHGLFFEQFLSGGQSEVEATLNLNAMNQSANPWHVSFSYARALQNTCLKTWGGRPENVNAAQEALLIRAKANSLAQLGKYTGEGESDEAKKGMFVKNYAY, encoded by the exons atggccTCCGCATCATTTCTCAAGTCATCGCCAGTTCTAGACAAGTCTGAGTTTGTTAAGGGCCAGACCCTCCGCTTGCCTTCTGCCTCCATTGTCCGGTGCCGCTCCACCGCCCCTTCTGCTCTTACCGTTCGTGCTGGTTCCTATGCGGAGGAGCTTGTCAAAACCGCG AAAACTATTGCATCTCCTGGCCGAGGTATTTTGGCCATGGATGAGTCCAACGCTACCTGTGGAAAACGTCTCGCCTCAATCGGGCTAGAGAACACCGAGGCTAACCGCCAGGCATACCGTACCCTTCTTGTAACAGTCCCTAGCCTAGGCGATTACGTCTCTGGTGCCATCCTTTTTGAGGAGACTCTCTACCAATCCACCACTGATGGCAAGAAGATGGTTGATGTTCTTGTTGAGCAAAAGATTGTTCCCGGTATCAAAGTTGACAAG GGTTTGGTGCCTCTAGCTGGTTCCAATGATGAGTCATGGTGCCAAGGTCTCGATGGACTCGCCTCCCGCACAGCTGCTTACTACCAACAGGGAGCTCGTTTTGCCAAATG GCGTACTGTTGTGAGCATTCCCAACGGTCCATCTGCCTTGGCAGTGAAGGAGGCTGCCTGGGGTCTTGCCCGCTATGCAGCCATTTCTCAA GACAATGGATTGGTCCCAATTGTGGAGCCAGAAATCTTGCTTGATGGTGAGCATGGCATTGACAGGACTTTCGAAGTAGCCCAGAAGGTTTGGGCTGAGGTTTTCTTCTACATGGCAGAGAACAATGTCATGTTTGAAGGTATCCTTCTCAAGCCTAGTATGGTCACTCCTGGTGCAGAGTGCAAGGACAGGGCCACCCCTGAGCAAGTTGCTGAGTACACACTCAAGCTCCTTCATAGGAGAATCCCCCCAGCCGTCCCTGGAATCATGGCAAGTTTCAGTTCAACTTTCATTCCCTGTTTTACTTCTTTAGCAATAATAGTGAGTTTATGTACTGATCATGGATTGTTTTTTGAGCAGTTTTTGTCTGGTGGGCAATCCGAGGTTGAAGCAACCCTGAACCTCAACGCAATGAACCAATCTGCAAACCCATGGCACGTGTCTTTCTCATATGCTAGAGCTCTCCAGAACACTTGCCTGAAGACATGGGGAGGCAGGCCGGAGAACGTGAACGCAGCTCAGGAAGCACTTCTCATCCGTGCCAAGGCCAACTCTCTTGCTCAGCTTGGCAAGTACACCGGTGAGGGAGAGTCAGATGAAGCCAAGAAAGGAATGTTCGTCAAGAACTACGCCTACTAA
- the LOC118039694 gene encoding fructose-bisphosphate aldolase 1, chloroplastic isoform X2: protein MASASFLKSSPVLDKSEFVKGQTLRLPSASIVRCRSTAPSALTVRAGSYAEELVKTAKTIASPGRGILAMDESNATCGKRLASIGLENTEANRQAYRTLLVTVPSLGDYVSGAILFEETLYQSTTDGKKMVDVLVEQKIVPGIKVDKGLVPLAGSNDESWCQGLDGLASRTAAYYQQGARFAKWRTVVSIPNGPSALAVKEAAWGLARYAAISQDNGLVPIVEPEILLDGEHGIDRTFEVAQKVWAEVFFYMAENNVMFEGILLKPSMVTPGAECKDRATPEQVAEYTLKLLHRRIPPAVPGIMFLSGGQSEVEATLNLNAMNQSANPWHVSFSYARALQNTCLKTWGGRPENVNAAQEALLIRAKANSLAQLGKYTGEGESDEAKKGMFVKNYAY from the exons atggccTCCGCATCATTTCTCAAGTCATCGCCAGTTCTAGACAAGTCTGAGTTTGTTAAGGGCCAGACCCTCCGCTTGCCTTCTGCCTCCATTGTCCGGTGCCGCTCCACCGCCCCTTCTGCTCTTACCGTTCGTGCTGGTTCCTATGCGGAGGAGCTTGTCAAAACCGCG AAAACTATTGCATCTCCTGGCCGAGGTATTTTGGCCATGGATGAGTCCAACGCTACCTGTGGAAAACGTCTCGCCTCAATCGGGCTAGAGAACACCGAGGCTAACCGCCAGGCATACCGTACCCTTCTTGTAACAGTCCCTAGCCTAGGCGATTACGTCTCTGGTGCCATCCTTTTTGAGGAGACTCTCTACCAATCCACCACTGATGGCAAGAAGATGGTTGATGTTCTTGTTGAGCAAAAGATTGTTCCCGGTATCAAAGTTGACAAG GGTTTGGTGCCTCTAGCTGGTTCCAATGATGAGTCATGGTGCCAAGGTCTCGATGGACTCGCCTCCCGCACAGCTGCTTACTACCAACAGGGAGCTCGTTTTGCCAAATG GCGTACTGTTGTGAGCATTCCCAACGGTCCATCTGCCTTGGCAGTGAAGGAGGCTGCCTGGGGTCTTGCCCGCTATGCAGCCATTTCTCAA GACAATGGATTGGTCCCAATTGTGGAGCCAGAAATCTTGCTTGATGGTGAGCATGGCATTGACAGGACTTTCGAAGTAGCCCAGAAGGTTTGGGCTGAGGTTTTCTTCTACATGGCAGAGAACAATGTCATGTTTGAAGGTATCCTTCTCAAGCCTAGTATGGTCACTCCTGGTGCAGAGTGCAAGGACAGGGCCACCCCTGAGCAAGTTGCTGAGTACACACTCAAGCTCCTTCATAGGAGAATCCCCCCAGCCGTCCCTGGAATCATG TTTTTGTCTGGTGGGCAATCCGAGGTTGAAGCAACCCTGAACCTCAACGCAATGAACCAATCTGCAAACCCATGGCACGTGTCTTTCTCATATGCTAGAGCTCTCCAGAACACTTGCCTGAAGACATGGGGAGGCAGGCCGGAGAACGTGAACGCAGCTCAGGAAGCACTTCTCATCCGTGCCAAGGCCAACTCTCTTGCTCAGCTTGGCAAGTACACCGGTGAGGGAGAGTCAGATGAAGCCAAGAAAGGAATGTTCGTCAAGAACTACGCCTACTAA
- the LOC118039791 gene encoding putative transcription elongation factor SPT5 homolog 1 isoform X1, with protein sequence MSRRRDEDDDLEDEEYEEQEEQVMDEEEEEYYEGEEEEAIRKRRRSDFFDDIAEEEEEEEDDDDGDEDYGGGGGGGGGGGGRKQKGKKRRGSEFFDDIAQVASDDEEDEDDGEDDFIVDDHGADLPDEGSGRRMHRRPLLPAEEDQEDVEALERSIQARYAKSMHSEYDEETTEVEQQALLPSVRDPKLWMVKCAIGRERETAVCLMQKYIDKGSELQIRSAIALDHLKNYIYIEADKEAHVREACKGLRNIFGQKIMLVPIKEMTDVLSVESKAIDLSRDTWVRMKTGNYKGDLANVVDVDNVRQRVTVKLIPRIDLQALANKLEGREAPKKKAFVPPPRFMNVEEARELHIRVERRRDPMTGDYF encoded by the exons ATGTCTCGTCGAAGAGACGAAGACGACGACCTTGAAGATGAAGAGTATGAGGAGCAGGAAGAGCAAGTAATGgatgaagaagaggaggaatATTATGAGGGTGAAGAAGAGGAAGCGATTAGGAAGAGACGGAGATCAGATTTCTTTGATGATATtgcggaggaggaggaggaggaggaggacgaTGATGATGGGGATGAGGATTAtggtggcggtggtggtggaggaggaggtggtggtggtaggAAGCAGAAGGGGAAGAAGCGGCGTGGCTCAGAGTTTTTTGATGATATTGCTCAAGTTGCCAGTGATGACGAGGAGGATGAAGATGATGGCGAGGACG ATTTTATAGTTGACGATCACGGAGCTGATTTACCTGATGAGGGTAGTGGTAGAAGGATGCATCGTAGGCCGTTACTGCCTGCAGAAGAGGATCAAGAAGATGTTGAAGCACTTGAGAGAAGTATTCAAGCAAGATATGCAAAGTCAATGCACTCAGAATATGATGAAGAGACTACGGAAGTGGAGCAACAAGCTCTTTTGCCATCTGTTCGGGATCCGAAATTATGGATGGTTAAGTGTGCG ATTGGCCGTGAACGGGAGACGGCTGTTTGTTTAATGCAAAAATACATTGATAAAGGATCGGAGTTGCAAATTCGGTCTGCTATTGCTCTTGATCatcttaaaaactatatatatattgaagcaGACAAAGAAGCCCATGTGAGAGAG GCTTGTAAAGGCTTGCGCAATATTTTTGGGCAGAAAATCATGCTTGTTCCAATCAAAGAAATGACTGATGTTCTTTCAGTGGAAAGCAAAGCAATTGATCTTTCAAGGGACACCTGGGTCAGAATGAAGACTGGGAATTACAAAGGGGACCTTGCTAAT GTTGTAGATGTAGATAATGTCCGGCAGAGAGTTACAGTAAAGTTAATTCCAAGGATTGACTTGCAGGCTCTTGCAAACAAACTG GAAGGCAGAGAAGCGCcaaaaaagaaggcatttgtACCTCCTCCACGTTTTATGAATGTTGAAGAAGCTAG GGAATTACATATTCGTGTAGAACGCAGAAGAGATCCAATGACCGgtgattatttttga
- the LOC118039791 gene encoding putative transcription elongation factor SPT5 homolog 1 isoform X2 translates to MSRRRDEDDDLEDEEYEEQEEQVMDEEEEEYYEGEEEEAIRKRRRSDFFDDIAEEEEEEEDDDDGDEDYGGGGGGGGGGGGRKQKGKKRRGSEFFDDIAQVASDDEEDEDDGEDDFIVDDHGADLPDEGSGRRMHRRPLLPAEEDQEDVEALERSIQARYAKSMHSEYDEETTEVEQQALLPSVRDPKLWMVKCAIGRERETAVCLMQKYIDKGSELQIRSAIALDHLKNYIYIEADKEAHVREACKGLRNIFGQKIMLVPIKEMTDVLSVESKAIDLSRDTWVRMKTGNYKGDLANVVDVDNVRQRVTVKLIPRIDLQALANKLAEKRQKRRHLYLLHVL, encoded by the exons ATGTCTCGTCGAAGAGACGAAGACGACGACCTTGAAGATGAAGAGTATGAGGAGCAGGAAGAGCAAGTAATGgatgaagaagaggaggaatATTATGAGGGTGAAGAAGAGGAAGCGATTAGGAAGAGACGGAGATCAGATTTCTTTGATGATATtgcggaggaggaggaggaggaggaggacgaTGATGATGGGGATGAGGATTAtggtggcggtggtggtggaggaggaggtggtggtggtaggAAGCAGAAGGGGAAGAAGCGGCGTGGCTCAGAGTTTTTTGATGATATTGCTCAAGTTGCCAGTGATGACGAGGAGGATGAAGATGATGGCGAGGACG ATTTTATAGTTGACGATCACGGAGCTGATTTACCTGATGAGGGTAGTGGTAGAAGGATGCATCGTAGGCCGTTACTGCCTGCAGAAGAGGATCAAGAAGATGTTGAAGCACTTGAGAGAAGTATTCAAGCAAGATATGCAAAGTCAATGCACTCAGAATATGATGAAGAGACTACGGAAGTGGAGCAACAAGCTCTTTTGCCATCTGTTCGGGATCCGAAATTATGGATGGTTAAGTGTGCG ATTGGCCGTGAACGGGAGACGGCTGTTTGTTTAATGCAAAAATACATTGATAAAGGATCGGAGTTGCAAATTCGGTCTGCTATTGCTCTTGATCatcttaaaaactatatatatattgaagcaGACAAAGAAGCCCATGTGAGAGAG GCTTGTAAAGGCTTGCGCAATATTTTTGGGCAGAAAATCATGCTTGTTCCAATCAAAGAAATGACTGATGTTCTTTCAGTGGAAAGCAAAGCAATTGATCTTTCAAGGGACACCTGGGTCAGAATGAAGACTGGGAATTACAAAGGGGACCTTGCTAAT GTTGTAGATGTAGATAATGTCCGGCAGAGAGTTACAGTAAAGTTAATTCCAAGGATTGACTTGCAGGCTCTTGCAAACAAACTG GCAGAGAAGCGCcaaaaaagaaggcatttgtACCTCCTCCACGTTTTATGA